AAGAGCGGTAATAGCGGCGGCGAAAAATTGCATTATGAAGTGCGCTTTTTGGGTAAAATTTTAGACGCGCAAAAATTTCTAGCATGGGATTTAGATCATTTTCAAAGCGCTTTAGAAGAAAATAAATTTATTGAATGGAAGAATTTGTTTTGGGTTTTAGAAGACATTGTCCAGCTCCAAGAGCATGTGGATAAAGATGCGCTCATAGGCCAGTAAGGATTTTAGTGTTTTTAGACAGGCGTTTGATTGTGATGGTTACGGACTCTAAAGGGAGCCGTTACATTAATGTTCATATACTATTTCGTCAAATTGGTCTGTATGCGCTTTTGAGCGTTGTGGGATCTTTATTGTTTTTAGGCATTTCGCTACTGGTTTTAAATAAAGAGATTAAAAACATTGACAAGCAGCATGCCTTAATCACTAAGGAATTTGAGAAAAAAAAAGAAACGAATGAAAAACTTTCTTTGCAAATGGATGAATTTTTAGACGATTTGCAACTTTCAGGGGAGCGCATCAACGATTTAGAAGAAGTGGTGGGGGTGAATAGACCTGAAGAAAAAGAAGAGGGTAATTTTTCCAGCCGCTTAGATGTCGCTGGGATTACCGGGCTTCAAAAAAGCTTTATCATGCGCCTTATACCTAATGACTACCCGCTAGAATCCTATCGGCGCGTTTCAGCCGCCTTCAATAAAAGAATCCACCCTATTTTGCATGTGTTGCACAACCATACCGGGCTTGACTTGAGCACCGCTATTAACACGCCTGTGTATGCGAGCGCAAGCGGGGTAGTGGGGTTAGCGAGCAAGGGGTGGAATGGGGGGTATGGGAATTTGATTAAAGTTTTCCACCCTTTTGGTTTTAAAACCTACTACGCCCATTTGAATAAAATCATCGTAAAAACGGGTGAATTTGTCAAAAAAGGGCAGTTGATTGGGTATAGTGGTAATACAGGGATGAGCACAGGGCCGCATTTGCATTATGAAGTGCGTTTTTTAGATCAACCCATAAACCCCATGAGTTTCACCAAATGGAACATGAAAAATTTTGAAGAAGTTTTCAATAAAGAAAGGAGCATCAGATGGCAATCTTTGATAACAATAATAAATCAGC
The Helicobacter pylori genome window above contains:
- the csd1 gene encoding peptidoglycan DD-metalloendopeptidase Csd1, translated to MFLDRRLIVMVTDSKGSRYINVHILFRQIGLYALLSVVGSLLFLGISLLVLNKEIKNIDKQHALITKEFEKKKETNEKLSLQMDEFLDDLQLSGERINDLEEVVGVNRPEEKEEGNFSSRLDVAGITGLQKSFIMRLIPNDYPLESYRRVSAAFNKRIHPILHVLHNHTGLDLSTAINTPVYASASGVVGLASKGWNGGYGNLIKVFHPFGFKTYYAHLNKIIVKTGEFVKKGQLIGYSGNTGMSTGPHLHYEVRFLDQPINPMSFTKWNMKNFEEVFNKERSIRWQSLITIINQLMQKQDQRLSSLKAQK